The genomic stretch GCAAGCCACCGAGGGTTCAAATCCCTCCGTCACCGCCATGTGATGTTTCGGGACATGTGTCCGTTTTTGTGGCGTGGTTTTTGGTTTTTTGGCTTTGGGGTGTTTCGGGTCATGTGTCCGGTGTTGGTTGGTTTTTTGTTTGGTAGTTTTTGTTTGGGTTGATGGTGAATTCGGTGATGATTTCGCCGGTTGTTTTGTTGATTATGGTGACGTTTGGCCCGTGTGCTAGGGCTATGACTGGTGTGCGTTTGTGGGTTCTTCCGATTCCTAGGTGGCGTAGTTTTCCTGCATAGCGGATGGTGATTGCGCCGGTGGTGTCGACTATGTCGTGTCTGACTCGCCAGTCTGTGGTTGACCGCAAGTTGTGGACACGTCCCGCTTATGCTGCTTGTGGTTGTTGGTGTGTTTGTTCTTGTTTTTCCAGGTTGGTTTCGTATTCGACTGGGCGGAGGTAGCCGATTGATGAGTGTCGACGTGTGCGATTGTAGGTGACTTCGATCCAGCGGGCGACGCCTTGTCTGGCATCGGCTCGTGTCGGCCATGTGAAACGGTTGTAGAACTCGTTTTTCAGCGTTGACCAGAAGGATTCTGCCATCGCGTTGTCGTAGCACACGCCAGTGCGGCCCATCGATTGATCGATGCTAAGTCGCTTAGTGGCTTTGTGTAACTGCTCGGAGGTGTATTGAGTGCCGCGATCAGCATGGAAGATGACGCGGCCGGGGAAATCGCCGCGTAAAGTTTTGGCCATCACCAATGCGCGTTCAACCAGGTCGGCATCTTGGTGGCTGTCCATGGCCCATCCCAAGACGCGACGTGAACAGCCATCACGAACGACACACAGGTAGAGCCAGCCCTCGCCAGTACGTAAATAGGTGATGTCCGAGATCCACACTGTGTTGAGTTTTCCGGTATCCCACACCCGTTTGACACGGTCAAAAATCGCATGAGTCGGGATCCCAGGAATTGTCGTCACTGGGGTGAATCCGCGTGGTGAAATGCCTTCAAGGCCTTGTCGGCGCATGGATGCCGCCACTGTTTTCACATTCACCTGCGTGCCTTCAGCGTGAAAATCAGCCGTGATCCTGGGTGCCCCGTAAACACCATCGGAATCGGCATGAAACTCGCGGACTTTCTGGTCAAGTATGGCCTGTTTCTGCGCTCGTGGAGACGGCCCCGTTTTCCGTCGCTTGACCCAGGCGTAATAGCCTGACCGTGACACCTCTAACAGCCGAGCCATGCGTGTGATCTCGAAGTTTGCCTTCTCCTGTTCCATTAGCTCAAACCGTTCGCAGGTGGTTGCTTCGACGCGAAGAAGGCTGCTGCTTTTCCCAAAAACGCGTTGTCCTTTTTCAGCTCTTGAACCTCACGCCGTAACCGTTTGAGCTCAACCCGCTCATCCACAGACAACTCGCCAGTCGGCTCGTTTCCCTGTTCCTGCCGGTACTTGCGCACCCATTTACCCAAGAGCTGTTCACCCAAACCGAGCTCTCGTGCGACATGCGCGATCGGTCTTCCAGTGTCGACGACCAAACGAGCGGCCTCTTCACGATATTCCGGCGTGAACCTACGCCGGGTCTTTCCTACTCCTGCCATAACGGCACCCTTTCACGCGGGAACCAATCCCGCTAACTCAGGTGTCCACAAATGCAGGGTAACCTCACCTGCCCACCAGAACAAACCACAGACGAACGCCGACCAGCCCCGCTATAGCAATACCCAGCCTCCTCAACCCGACCACCACTATCTCGCCTACTAGAAGAAAGCTGGCCAGCCTCATCATAAAAGAACCCAGTAGTAGCTACTACACCAAGGCGAGAACAAGAAACCCCCACAACACGACCACAAAAGTCATAGCTGAGAGTGTTTTGGTCGAACTTAAAGCGTCTTATCTCATACCTCCCATCTGGCTTCGATTAAACATCTGTTAAACGGCCTCGTTGTTTATTCGCAGACTTCAGTCAGCTGCCGATTTATTGTTGCAAATTATTCTGTTCTAGCTATTGGATTATGTGCTAGCTTTAACCCTGGTTTCTCTGTGAAATCTTATGTTAAAGCAGTCGTCACAGGCTGTTGGGGTAGGGGCGATAGTGATTAGTTTTCGGGCAGTTGATAAAGATGTTTATAGGTCGCGTCAGCCTGGTGCCAGTAGTGATCTGATTAGTAAGTGTTCTTCTCTGGTTTCTGCCCTTAATGATGTTCGTTTCAGAATTAACTCGGGTGCTGGTAGAGCTAAAGCAGAATTTCGTGGCTATTTCCGGCAGCTTTTCGACAATAACCTTAATGTTCTGAATGCAGATGCAGATAACCTAATCGACGCCCTGCAAAGACTATCTCAGGGTTTGCGTAACGCCAAGAGAGCCGCAAAGGCCGAACAAGAACGCATAGATCGAGCCTTAGATTGGCAAAGACGCCATGATGATTGGCAGCGTCAAACCGAACAAGGCGGTATTGGCGAATTATGGTATGACCTTTGGCATAGCGAACCGGAGATACCAGACGCTGACATAATTCCGGGTGACCCACCGGTGATTTCTGCCAGTACTTGCCCCGTTGGTAGTCGTGATGTTCCACCGCCTGGCTCCACTGCAGGAACGTGTGGAGTTTCTTCGGCTTGCCCCAATGATCTTGATAACTTTGTCACGCTAATTTCTGGTTCTTCCGACACCATGGTGTCGGCCATTAATAGATTCATCCATTCATACGAGCAGTTCGAGAGTGCCTGGACTTGGAAGTCGGGGCCAACGGCCATAAGCGGTATGGAAGGCCTTATCGGCGTACTTAGACGCTTTAATGAAAACAACGTTAACGATGGGCGTTGGCTAGGTTTGATAGCCGGAGCTTTCCGGGCTGCTGGTGGCGGTGGATCGATTGTTTCGCTTTCGGATCAGGCCCTTAGCCTTGTGCTACAAAACGCTGGGGTGAGCGCCAGCCGTCAGGCGCTTGAAGTGCCACCCTTAGCCCTCGTCGGTATGGCTCCCACTACGGGATTTGCTGATGATCCAATAAATACTTCGACGGGTAATTTTGTCGAACCAGAAACGGATATAGCTTTCCCTTCCTCGGCTTCAGCTTTGGCCGTAACAAGAACGTATAACTCGATAATCGCTGTATCGCAGTTCGGGTCGAGTGAAGATGCCCCCTCTGTAGGGGTTTTCGGACTTGGCTGGTCTTCGATACTCGATCAGCGCTTGATCGTTAGTGACAACGAGATCGAATGGGTGCAAGACGATGGCCATCATGTTTTATTCAGCATGCCAGATAGCCAGAATTACGGGCCGATAAGAGCGGTAGACGAAAACTTCTGGATTGCTAAATCTTCGCTTGCCGCGACTAGTTTCGCGGAAAGCCTTGGTAAAGGTCTGGCTGACGATGTGTGGCTGGTCTCTAACAATGAGGGCTGCCGATGGGCATTTAGCGTTGATGGTTCCTGGCTAGGTTTCTGGCGTTGCGTAGGTGATTCTGTAGGCGTTGAGAGATCTAGCAACGGCTTGGTTAAGAGCCTCATTCACTGCCGTGGCCGCCGTATCGATGTGGAATATGACGGTGCTTTGGTCTCCGCTATCCACTCAAGCGATGGCCGTAAGGTTGATTATCAATATAGCGAAACTCAACAGCTAATCTCTGCGCAGGGCCTGGGCGGTGTTAAGCGTTATTATGTTCTTGATGACCAAGGGCTAATTGAACAGGTTGTTGGTGCTGGCGGTGTTGTTGAGTGCGTAAACACTTACGACAAAAGCGGACGTATCACCTCGCAGGTTTCCCAGTTTGGCCGCAAAAGCAGGTATGTGTATCTGCCAGGACACGTCGCGTGTGTTAGCGATGAGGATGGCAGCCGAGCAAATACGTGGATATCTGATAATAAAGGCCGAATTGTAGGAATTATCGATGCTTTCGATCAGCGTCAATCCATGTCGTATGACAGATTCGGAAATCTTGTTACTGCCCGAGACCGTTGCGGCAAGCTAACGGTTAACTTCTATGACGATCGTGGCAGGCTTACTCGAACCGTTCTGCCCACGAAAGCTGAAGTTAATTATTGCTGGGACGAGCAGGACCGGCTGGAACTATTGGTTGGGGCAAACGGCGCTACGGTCTCATACCGCTATGCCAACAGCGTCGATCGTTTTCCAAGCCAGATAGTAGATCCATGTGGTGGGCTGACCACTCTTCATTGGGTCGATGGTCTGCTGCTAGAAGCCGTAGATCCAGAAGGCGTGAAAGTTTCTCTTGGCTACAACGATTTTGGTGAGCTTGTTTCGGTCACTAACGGCGTAGGTGATGTTTTTCGGTTGGTGCGTGACGAGGCAGGCCGTGTAATTCAGGCGATAACTCCTCTAGGAAATACCACGCAGTTTATCTACGGCTCAGACGATCAACTTTCAGCACGCATCGATCCGGACGGGGCAAGGTGGGGATACGAGCACGATAGCGATGGGCGTCTTATATCGACAACTGATCCGGCAGGCGCAACTACCCGTGTCGAATATGGTTCGCACGGTCAAGCTGAGAAAACCACAGACCCACTCGGGCGGGTTGTGGAGCGCGAGTTCGATGATTTAGGCAATGTATCTAGTCTGACACTTCCCGATGACAGCCAGTGGGCCTTTGAACATGATGGCCTATCCAGACTAAAAGCAGTAATCGACCCTGCCGGCGGAAAATGGCATTGGGGATACGACGCTGATGGGCGCCTAACCTCGGTTAGCGACCCCACAGGAATCAAAACTCAGACCGTCGGAGACAACCTCTCGGGGGCTATTCGGCAAATAACCGGCGACGGTTCCATCAACGAGACGGTTGAATTTGACGATTACGGTCGGCCAGTAAAGGCCGTAGACGCAGCTGGTGGGTCAGAGCTAATCGAATACGATGCCTGTGGCCGCGTTGTCGAAATCACAGATGCAGCCGGCGGGCGGACAAGGCTTAAGCACGATCTTGCTGGAAGAATCGTCGAGAAGATTTCGCCAGAAAACCACAGCACGTGTTTTTCCTACGATAGCTGCGGAAGGCAATCTTCAATTGTTGCTCCCGACGATGGAGTAACCCGATTCTTCTATGACGCTGATTCACGTTTAATCAAACGAGTCGATGCGTGTGGCGATCAAGCAACATATGCCTACGATTCTTGTGGACGTCTTGTATCAGCAACGGTTCCGGGGCTAGGCAAGCTGGAACGCAAATACGATTCTTGCGGGCGGCTGACACATAGCCGCGATCTGGTCACAGGTGTTCGTCATTTCTCTTACGATGCTGCCGGACAGCTTGTGAAAGTCACCAATGGTCTTGGTGGAACAACTCGTTATACCTACGACGAACGAGGCAGACTATCTACTGTTACGGATCCGGCCGGAGGGCTAACAAAACGCCAATACAACGGTCTAGATAAAATTACCTCCCTTACTGATCCCTTAGGACGCATCACTGCAGCAACCTACGATGAGGCGGGTCGGCAGCTTTCACAGACCGATCCGGACGATGTGACTTTGTCTTTCACCTACGACTCAAATGGTGATGTACAGGCCACTTACGCTAACGGCAAACTGCTGACGAAGATTGAGCGTAATCTGGCTGATCGAACTCTTAGCGTCATCGATAACACCGACGCAAGCGGCGATTCGGTGTGCCATAGATTGCGTTTTGACGAGCTTGGCAGATTAATCGAGAAGGTTGTTGAAAAAACTGACAGTAAAGAACTTGTTGAAACTTCGAAGTGGGCTTTCAACAGGGACGGGCAGCCAACCGATTTCGTGACATCAGACGGCCAAACAGTTGCTTATAACTATGATGTCAGCGGAAACCTCACCGAGGTTAACCACACTGAACTCGGTCAAGCCGAATTCGGCTATGATGCTTGTGGACGACTGCTCGAGAGTACCCACGACGGATTACTCCAGCAGTGGTCCTACAGCAATGGGTTCATTACCCGGTGCAAGGAAACAGCGCTTGCAGATGGTGAGGAAACCGTAACGGTTATCGAACGCAATGCTTTCGGGTTGCCGACTAATGTCAACAGTTCAAAAGAATCTATTTCTTACTCCTACGACGATGCTTTCCAGCTAACAGGCCTTAAAACTAGCGACAGCCTGGAACGATCCTGGAGCTATGATCCCTGTGGTCGTGTTTTGGAAACTTCTCATGCTCGCCTTGGTGTTAGGGCTTCTACCAGTTTCTTTTATGATGAGGCTGGCCAGCTTTCTTCTAGTAGGCGAGATAGTGGTGGTCGGGTTGAGGAGGCTAGGTATTGCTATAGCGGGGCTGGTCGGCGTTCGTCTGTGGTTTGTTCTGGTGGGCAGGCTGTTGGTTTTGGTTGGGATGAGCGTGGTTGGTTGTCTCGTGTGGCTGTGCGGGTGCCGGGACAGGATGTTGAAGAGGTTGGTGTTCATGTTGACGGGTTAGGCCAGCTTGGGTCTGTTGGTGGTGTTGGCCTGTCATGGAATGTTGGGGTTTCTGGTCGTTTGCTTGCCGGGGTTGGTGGCCGGCCGGTGTGCCTGTTACCTGATGGCACCTATCTAGGGCGGCCACAAAACAACGCTGGGGCGGGTTGGCGCCCAGGTGTGCTAGCGGCTGATCCGTTCGAGGTTACCGCAGACGGTATAGCCGACAGTAATGTGTCTGGTGTTTTGTCTGGGCTTGTCGGGTTGGGGGCTTGTGGCCTGGTTGTGGCTGGTATGGCGTGGTTGGGTGCCAGGGTTTATGATCCCGACACGTTTTCTTTCTTGTCGCCTGATCCGCTTGCTGATCCGCCGGCTGGGGTGTTGTGGGCTTCTAACCCATATGGTTATGCGGCTAATAATCCCCTAGTCTTTAGTGACCCTGCAGGATACAAGCCGGTAACTGATGCACAGTTGCTGGTCTATAACCAAAACCGTACCCGCTCGGGCATGGCAGTGGCTGGTGATTTTGTTGCCGATAACTGGGAGTATGTGGCAGCTGCGGCAGCGATAGCCGGTGGTGTGGCGTTGATGGCTACCGGGGTTGGCGGGCCAGCAGGAATAGCGCTTATGGCAGCATCGGGAGCTTTGCTTAGTGGAGGTGTCTCGATCGGAGTGCAAAAATACTCCACCGGAAACGTGGACTGGACAAAAGTAGGCCAAGATAGCGCTGTGGGTGCTGTTACTGGCCTGATCGGCGGATCAGGTTTTGCTGCAGGTAAAGCCGCGTATGTGGCGAATAGTGCTGCAGGCAATACTTCGAAAGCTTTGTTGACTAGTTTTTCTATTAATGCGGCATCCGGTGCTGCTTCTTCGGAGGCAGCGTATTTGTTGAACAGTAGGATTTATGGCACACCGATTACTGCGTCTGGGATGCTGGGTGCTGCGGCAGGTGGCTCTGTAGCGAATGGGCTTGGTGGTTTTGCTGGCCCCGCAGGAAATACTCTGGCGAAGGATCTTGGGGGTGTTAGTTCTAGAGTTTATTCGACTGGATTATCGACGGGAAGTGATTTTTTGGGTAGCGCTGTTGATGACTATATTTCAGAGGGCCAGGTAGATATTAGGCGTGCAGCAACAACCTCACTTATTGGAACCGCGATTGATAACACAGGTCAGTACTTTGCTCGAAATGCTGGGTTGGCGAACAAAATAGAATTGCGGGGATTAAATTCTATGAGTCAGTACGGGATAGCTCACCCACGTACGCTCAAAGGGATTACAAATTTCTCGGCACCAAACACCCAACGCTTGTGGTATGGCACAGCCTATGATTCCTTAATTGGTTTTGGTGCAGACATAGCTACAGGGGTAATTGATAATGTACTCTCGAAATAAGAAAATAGAGCCTGTAGACTTACTGAAAAACATAATTACAACTTTTCTCTATCCTGCTTTTTTTATTATTTTTCCCTGGTTTGGAAATTTGCATAGAGCTGTAATATCTGTTGGGGGTGCCATCTTATTCACTCTTGCTGGGACAGTTATTTCTGTTTTTCTTCTCCGGACTAAGAAATGGTATTTCATTTGGATTTTACGTCTTATTCAGTTCGCAGGATTTGCCGCTATCGGCTTTTCGACTCCTCGTAAATATGACTTGGGTGTCATTTGGTTTTTCTCGATGTGGTATGGATTGTGGATTGCTGGCCATCTGCCTGATTCTTGGCTTTCTTCGAAGCCGGATCGTGAGCTTTTGCACATTAAAGAGTTTTCTTTTATTCATGGTGTGAGGTTGCGTGCTTGGGTTAAGAGTGGGAATTTGGATCGGCCTCAGGCGCGTTTTACGTACCGGGCGCTCAATAAGTTAGATGGTAAAGACCTTCAGTTCTTGGAATACACGATAAACGGTACAGCCCTTCGAGTAGGCGGGGGCACAAACGGTTACGTAATGGTGCAGTATTCCGATAATCCTAGTGACTGGTGGTCTTGGAGATCCCTGTGCCGGGTACCACCCAGCAACAAAAAATTTAACAAAGAAACACAAGACATCACCGTTTGCGAATGGGTCTACAGCGCCCCATACGAAATCTTGTTCAACACCCAAGAAATTAAACACATAGTCAAAGCATTCGAAAACGAAGGCAACCTTGACCCATCCCCCTACCATTGGCTATCGAAGCGAGCCTCAGAAGCATTCAACCTGATACTCCCAGACGCCCTACAAACAACCAATCCTCTCGAAGATGGCAAGAAGAACTCCTGAAACACCACCGATAGTGCTGCCGAAGGGCAAAGCAATACCGTGGTAAAAATAATATCGGCCTGTTGTTAGGCCGGATATCTGATTATCGAATATAGGGTTCAAATAACTTTAGTGGGTGTCGCGATGGTTGATTCTTTTAGCGAGTGGCGTTACGGATCCTTGGCGGTATTCGTTTCTTCGGAAATTCGGAACAGCAAAATTCTGTTCGGCCTATTGAAAGGTCGAAGAGAGATCGTTGTTCTTGAGGTAGGTGGAGAAAAAGCTGTTTTTTTGCGTGAAGAACTGCTTGATTTTGTCGATGGAAAAATATTTGTCGCGGAATCTAGTGATTCTGATAGTACGCATTTCTTATTGTCTCCGCGTGAGGTAGAACCTGACTCCGCCATGGGTGATTTCATTAAAAAAGAAAATAATCGATCCTCAAGTTTATGCCTGGTTAAATGTAGCAGAGGCGAAATAAATTTGGTCGTTGACTGGGATTTTGAATCCTATCAATCTTTCTTAAGCTTTCTTAAAGAGTTCTTGAAAACTGCGTGATTTTCATTTTTCGTCGTCTGGCTTTCAGGAACCCTTCTGG from Vaginimicrobium propionicum encodes the following:
- a CDS encoding IS3 family transposase (programmed frameshift) is translated as MAGVGKTRRRFTPEYREEAARLVVDTGRPIAHVARELGLGEQLLGKWVRKYRQEQGNEPTGELSVDERVELKRLRREVQELKKDNAFFGKSSSLLRVEATTCERFELMEQEKANFEITRMARLLEVSRSGYYAWVKRRKTGPSPRAQKQAILDQKVREFHADSDGVYGAPRITADFHAEGTQVNVKTVAASMRRQGLEGISPRGFTPVTTIPGIPTHAIFDRVKRVWDTGKLNTVWISDITYLRTGEGWLYLCVVRDGCSRRVLGWAMDSHQDADLVERALVMAKTLRGDFPGRVIFHADRGTQYTSEQLHKATKRLSIDQSMGRTGVCYDNAMAESFWSTLKNEFYNRFTWPTRADARQGVARWIEVTYNRTRRHSSIGYLRPVEYETNLEKQEQTHQQPQAA
- a CDS encoding DUF6531 domain-containing protein produces the protein MISFRAVDKDVYRSRQPGASSDLISKCSSLVSALNDVRFRINSGAGRAKAEFRGYFRQLFDNNLNVLNADADNLIDALQRLSQGLRNAKRAAKAEQERIDRALDWQRRHDDWQRQTEQGGIGELWYDLWHSEPEIPDADIIPGDPPVISASTCPVGSRDVPPPGSTAGTCGVSSACPNDLDNFVTLISGSSDTMVSAINRFIHSYEQFESAWTWKSGPTAISGMEGLIGVLRRFNENNVNDGRWLGLIAGAFRAAGGGGSIVSLSDQALSLVLQNAGVSASRQALEVPPLALVGMAPTTGFADDPINTSTGNFVEPETDIAFPSSASALAVTRTYNSIIAVSQFGSSEDAPSVGVFGLGWSSILDQRLIVSDNEIEWVQDDGHHVLFSMPDSQNYGPIRAVDENFWIAKSSLAATSFAESLGKGLADDVWLVSNNEGCRWAFSVDGSWLGFWRCVGDSVGVERSSNGLVKSLIHCRGRRIDVEYDGALVSAIHSSDGRKVDYQYSETQQLISAQGLGGVKRYYVLDDQGLIEQVVGAGGVVECVNTYDKSGRITSQVSQFGRKSRYVYLPGHVACVSDEDGSRANTWISDNKGRIVGIIDAFDQRQSMSYDRFGNLVTARDRCGKLTVNFYDDRGRLTRTVLPTKAEVNYCWDEQDRLELLVGANGATVSYRYANSVDRFPSQIVDPCGGLTTLHWVDGLLLEAVDPEGVKVSLGYNDFGELVSVTNGVGDVFRLVRDEAGRVIQAITPLGNTTQFIYGSDDQLSARIDPDGARWGYEHDSDGRLISTTDPAGATTRVEYGSHGQAEKTTDPLGRVVEREFDDLGNVSSLTLPDDSQWAFEHDGLSRLKAVIDPAGGKWHWGYDADGRLTSVSDPTGIKTQTVGDNLSGAIRQITGDGSINETVEFDDYGRPVKAVDAAGGSELIEYDACGRVVEITDAAGGRTRLKHDLAGRIVEKISPENHSTCFSYDSCGRQSSIVAPDDGVTRFFYDADSRLIKRVDACGDQATYAYDSCGRLVSATVPGLGKLERKYDSCGRLTHSRDLVTGVRHFSYDAAGQLVKVTNGLGGTTRYTYDERGRLSTVTDPAGGLTKRQYNGLDKITSLTDPLGRITAATYDEAGRQLSQTDPDDVTLSFTYDSNGDVQATYANGKLLTKIERNLADRTLSVIDNTDASGDSVCHRLRFDELGRLIEKVVEKTDSKELVETSKWAFNRDGQPTDFVTSDGQTVAYNYDVSGNLTEVNHTELGQAEFGYDACGRLLESTHDGLLQQWSYSNGFITRCKETALADGEETVTVIERNAFGLPTNVNSSKESISYSYDDAFQLTGLKTSDSLERSWSYDPCGRVLETSHARLGVRASTSFFYDEAGQLSSSRRDSGGRVEEARYCYSGAGRRSSVVCSGGQAVGFGWDERGWLSRVAVRVPGQDVEEVGVHVDGLGQLGSVGGVGLSWNVGVSGRLLAGVGGRPVCLLPDGTYLGRPQNNAGAGWRPGVLAADPFEVTADGIADSNVSGVLSGLVGLGACGLVVAGMAWLGARVYDPDTFSFLSPDPLADPPAGVLWASNPYGYAANNPLVFSDPAGYKPVTDAQLLVYNQNRTRSGMAVAGDFVADNWEYVAAAAAIAGGVALMATGVGGPAGIALMAASGALLSGGVSIGVQKYSTGNVDWTKVGQDSAVGAVTGLIGGSGFAAGKAAYVANSAAGNTSKALLTSFSINAASGAASSEAAYLLNSRIYGTPITASGMLGAAAGGSVANGLGGFAGPAGNTLAKDLGGVSSRVYSTGLSTGSDFLGSAVDDYISEGQVDIRRAATTSLIGTAIDNTGQYFARNAGLANKIELRGLNSMSQYGIAHPRTLKGITNFSAPNTQRLWYGTAYDSLIGFGADIATGVIDNVLSK